A region from the Patescibacteria group bacterium genome encodes:
- a CDS encoding SpoIID/LytB domain-containing protein codes for MPKGLMIFITIFALLALPTLAFSVVSDEEIAEVQEDLTKTQDEYNDVKGDLSDINSEISQITSKINNLSSQVNVTQGEINGVLASINNLSAKIVELEDLLNRFNTVLLQKSAERDGTIRGLYKASRQSTLQMVLSSIGFLDLAKNSMYYKSYLGQSIDTIKRVNSEIEDYSNKKAETEKAKTGLETQKARLEQIKATLATQVQSAQGEVAGLQSQASALEDQLSDLSDSLEELSEKQNALLREKFGASSERLTVGDSESGRQSLPDPGFSGTAYAFFTRGYPHRVGMNQYGAKGRADDGQDYEEILDAYYPNTSLEGKCDKDLEIPVAGYGDISLEEYLYGLGEMPSSWNMEALKAQAVAARSYALNYTQGGRAICTDQRCQVYLGHEKGGRWNQAVDATCGQYLSYNGSPIPAWYASTAGGFVRSSADVWGSSRPYSQRLRDGDCGDWENCSYDGPEYGDSPWFHKAWGKGTENGPWMTEEQAQDVFNAYLLSKESSSYNSDLSPADQGGISEDEVIEKLKDEDVDPVGEISKIEVYDDGEGYTSSIKLYSANYSGGITFDGYKFKSIFNLRAPGTIVIWTSFYDILRQ; via the coding sequence ATGCCAAAAGGGTTAATGATTTTTATTACAATTTTTGCTTTGCTGGCTCTTCCAACGCTAGCTTTTTCTGTTGTTAGTGACGAGGAAATTGCCGAGGTGCAAGAAGATCTGACAAAAACTCAAGATGAATACAACGATGTTAAGGGGGATTTGTCCGACATCAACTCCGAAATTTCCCAAATTACCAGTAAAATCAACAATCTCTCATCCCAAGTTAATGTCACCCAAGGCGAAATCAATGGAGTTCTAGCATCAATTAATAATCTCTCGGCAAAAATTGTGGAGTTGGAAGACCTCTTAAATAGATTCAATACGGTTTTGTTACAAAAAAGCGCCGAGCGCGATGGTACTATTCGCGGTCTTTATAAAGCCTCGCGACAATCCACGCTCCAAATGGTCTTATCCTCCATCGGTTTTTTGGATTTAGCCAAAAATTCTATGTACTACAAAAGTTATCTGGGTCAATCAATTGACACTATTAAGAGAGTCAATAGCGAAATAGAGGATTATTCCAACAAAAAAGCAGAAACCGAAAAAGCTAAAACAGGTTTGGAGACGCAGAAAGCTCGTTTGGAACAAATTAAAGCCACTCTTGCCACCCAAGTACAATCGGCTCAAGGGGAGGTTGCGGGTTTGCAGTCGCAGGCTAGTGCCCTAGAAGATCAGCTAAGCGATTTGTCGGATTCTTTGGAGGAGTTGTCCGAAAAACAAAATGCCTTACTGCGCGAAAAGTTTGGGGCATCATCAGAAAGGCTAACTGTAGGTGACAGCGAATCTGGCAGGCAAAGCTTGCCCGACCCAGGTTTTTCGGGAACCGCCTATGCGTTTTTTACTCGGGGCTATCCCCATCGGGTAGGAATGAACCAGTATGGTGCCAAAGGTAGGGCAGATGATGGTCAAGATTACGAAGAAATTTTAGATGCTTACTATCCAAACACTTCTTTGGAGGGGAAATGTGATAAAGATCTAGAAATTCCGGTTGCGGGGTATGGGGATATTTCTTTAGAAGAATACCTTTATGGCTTAGGTGAGATGCCCTCTAGTTGGAACATGGAAGCCTTAAAAGCCCAAGCCGTAGCAGCTCGAAGCTATGCTCTAAATTACACCCAAGGTGGCAGGGCAATTTGTACCGATCAAAGGTGCCAAGTTTATTTAGGACATGAAAAAGGTGGTAGATGGAATCAAGCAGTGGATGCAACTTGTGGTCAGTATTTGTCTTACAATGGTTCTCCTATTCCCGCGTGGTATGCCTCTACCGCTGGGGGTTTCGTTCGTTCCAGCGCCGATGTTTGGGGAAGTTCTCGTCCGTATTCTCAAAGGTTGCGAGATGGAGATTGTGGTGATTGGGAAAACTGCTCTTACGATGGACCAGAATATGGCGATTCTCCATGGTTTCATAAAGCTTGGGGCAAAGGTACCGAAAATGGTCCTTGGATGACAGAAGAGCAGGCCCAAGATGTTTTTAACGCTTATTTGCTTTCCAAAGAATCCTCCTCGTACAATAGCGATCTTTCTCCGGCGGATCAGGGTGGAATCAGCGAGGACGAAGTCATTGAGAAGCTAAAAGATGAAGATGTTGATCCCGTTGGAGAAATTAGCAAGATTGAAGTTTACGATGATGGCGAAGGATATACATCATCAATAAAGCTTTATAGTGCCAACTACTCGGGTGGGATAACATTTGACGGCTACAAATTTAAATCTATTTTTAATCTCCGCGCCCCGGGAACAATTGTTATTTGGACAAGTTTTTATGATATTTTAAGGCAGTGA
- a CDS encoding glycosyltransferase family 2 protein encodes MIQKLLVIIPAYNEDASIGKVVGDLRTVGFEDILVVNDGSWDTTVTVAQKFGATVISHILNVGLGGAIATGLEYARYQNYNFAITFDADGQHKTEDALKIKEALFLQKFDFVIGTRIKDLAKGYKLRYLVNILSNLITYALYGVYVSDSQSGMRGFNRKALELLQPVTSGYEVSTELIGLAKKSNLKIGEIPIKGIYTSYSLKKGQKVTNAFKVLRRLLVS; translated from the coding sequence GTGATACAAAAATTACTCGTCATCATCCCAGCTTACAATGAAGATGCATCAATAGGAAAAGTTGTTGGCGATTTAAGAACTGTGGGTTTTGAGGATATTCTAGTTGTCAATGATGGAAGTTGGGATACTACTGTAACTGTTGCCCAAAAGTTTGGAGCTACCGTTATCAGTCACATTTTAAATGTTGGTTTGGGGGGAGCAATTGCCACGGGTTTAGAGTACGCCAGATATCAGAATTATAATTTTGCCATAACATTTGATGCCGACGGACAGCACAAAACGGAAGATGCTTTAAAAATCAAAGAAGCCCTCTTCTTGCAAAAGTTTGATTTTGTCATCGGAACAAGAATTAAAGATTTGGCTAAAGGCTACAAATTACGCTATCTTGTCAACATTCTCTCAAATCTCATCACCTACGCTCTCTATGGTGTTTACGTATCAGACTCGCAGTCGGGAATGCGGGGATTTAATCGGAAAGCGTTAGAATTATTGCAACCGGTGACATCGGGTTACGAGGTCTCAACGGAACTGATTGGTCTTGCTAAAAAGAGTAATCTCAAGATTGGGGAGATTCCCATTAAGGGAATTTATACCAGTTACAGTTTAAAGAAAGGTCAAAAAGTTACTAATGCTTTTAAGGTATTACGCAGACTTTTAGTTAGCTAA
- a CDS encoding DUF2304 family protein: MMLFQILFLVIVAFSTSRALLRFREKALNLGGVIFWVLVWGVGSVVVFYPGLSSTLANLFGIGRGSDLILYLSVILLFYLIYRIYVKLAGLSRKLDLLIRKLSKQ, translated from the coding sequence ATGATGCTATTTCAAATTCTTTTTCTTGTCATCGTTGCCTTTTCAACAAGTCGAGCTCTGTTGCGGTTTAGGGAAAAAGCCTTAAATTTAGGCGGGGTAATATTTTGGGTTTTGGTTTGGGGGGTAGGGTCAGTAGTGGTTTTTTACCCCGGACTTTCCTCAACTCTAGCAAATTTGTTTGGAATAGGGCGTGGGTCGGATTTAATTTTGTACTTGTCAGTAATTCTGTTGTTTTACCTAATTTACCGCATTTATGTCAAGCTCGCAGGTCTCTCAAGAAAACTCGATTTATTAATTCGCAAACTTTCGAAACAGTAG